AAGGGTGGAAATGTCCCAGAGTTTTTTGACTTTATAGAAGTGGAGGATTTTAAAGACAGATCCCATAAATTCTTACAGGATGAAGAAAATATTGAAAAATATTTGCCAGAGTTTAAGGGAATGACAGCAAAAAAAATAATAAAGAAAATACAATTTGGAGTCTTTAAATATGATATATTATATTTAGTAGATAATTCCATGAAAAGGACTTTAGATGGGCCTGTAGTTATGTTATTTAATTACGAAGTAGATAATAAGGACTTTGGAAGGTCAAAATACTATAGGGTAAATATATAAAGGTCTATATACAAACAACAAAGGAGAGGAGAATGAAGTTGAAATTTATTGAAGATATCATTTTAACCAATAAAGGAATAATTCCCAAAAGCTTCAAACTGGCTATTAAGAACTGGAAAATCTTTTTAGTAGGGATTGTATATACTATTCTGATCATCGCGATGTTACCTGTGATTTCCTATGCATGGATATTAGGGGGCATCATACTAACATTATTCCAAAGTGCTTTAATTTCAAATTACCTTTATTTAATTGAGAATATTATTAATTATGGAAGCTTTAGCTTTAATGATTTTAAAAGTGGTTTTACAGTTTATCTTAGGAAAATATATATTATATTAATAATCTTTTGGTTTGTGAGATATGGAGCTAATTTATTTTTAAGGCCTATAATTTATATGAATATAGGAGGCGTTTCCTTATGGTTTATTATTCAAGTATTAGCGTTTATACTCCTAAATCCATTACCAGAAACAATCTATCAAAAACATCATGATGGGTTGGATGCTATAACATATTCATTTGATTTTATAAAGGAAAATTGGTTAGAGTGGTTTATTCCTAACGTATTTATAGTAGCAATTTTTTATCTGATACATGCTATTACAGATAACAATATCAGTTTATTTTCCTTTAGTATAAATATACTAAACGTTATTGTATATCAAATCTTTTTCGCCTATGCAATGATTTACAGAGGACAGCTTTTTAATGTGCTAAGTACTTCTACAAGAAGGAAAAGAATGTTTATGAGAAATATGTATAAATAATAGGGTTTTGCTTAGTTATTAAGTCTTGGTCACGATTAAAAAATTAAAGTCATTCTTGTAGGTTAAATTATATGTCACAAGAGCTTTTATTAGATTGATGATATTTGACCTATTATAGGATGACTTTAAATTATTCATAAGGAGGAAAGTATGTTTAATAGGGTAGAAAAGTATTTAAAGGATAGAGTGAACGATGTGATATTTATTCATCTTAAGGAAAATAAGAAATTGGAAGTGAAAGGTTTTACCTTTGATGATAGTATACCTTTACCAATGCCATTTAATGAGGTGGTAAATAGAGTTAAAGTTGAGGATTCCGTCCAGGATATTTCCATACTAAAAATTATAGAGGGTATGGTATATATAATGGGGGTGGATAGTGGATTTAAGCATAATAACGCCTATAAAGAATTCTTAATGGCATTCGATGAAAATATTATAAATGTTATCTTGCAACAAGGATTTAGATTGATTGAAGCCGGTAATAAAGTAGAGGCATTGATATGCTTTAAGGCTTGCCTATATATAAAGGAAGATGATTTGGATTCAATGTATAACTATGCTAGGTGCTTAGAAGAAGTATCTGAGCAATGGTCAGATAAACATATTAAGGATTTTGAAGATGAAGCCTTTGAGATATTTGAAAAAATAACTAACCTTTATCCTGATTTTTCATTATCCTATTACCATTTAGGATTTCATTATTTAAATAAGAAACTTTATAAAAAGGCTGAAATCACTTGGGAAAAATGTATTGAGAAAGGTATAGATGAAAATAAGGAAAGTGAAATAGTAAATAAGTTAGTGGAAATAAGCTATAAAGTACAGTACGAAGAAGGCTATAATCTTGTATTAAATGGTAGACCTAATGAGGCTTTAAAATTACTTTTACCATTGGAAGAAGTATATAGTGATTGGTGGAATCTACAATTTTTTATTGGACTAGCCTATAGACAGTTAGGTGACTTTGAAGAAGCACTGGAGTATTTTGAAAAATCCTATAGAATACAACCAAATCAAGCAGATATCTTAAATGAGATAGGTCTATGTAATATCTCATTGGGAAGAATCAATGAAGCTATTAAGCACTTTGAAATAGCCTTAAGTATAAAGGGAAATGATTCTGAAATTCTATGTAACCTAGGGATTGCTTATCTTCAAAGGGGAGAGCTTAAGGAAGCTGCTGAGTATATAAATAAATCATTACAAATAAATCCCCATGATGAAGTTACCCTAGCATGGCATAAAAAGATACAGTCTATTAGTTGAGGAAATTGCATAACTCTTACTTGGCTAGGCCTAATATGCGAATACCATCCTTAATTTAAATATTTGAGATATAGCATATTTGGTGATATAGTTTTGAAGATTTTTAACTATATATAGTTGATAGTTTTTGTACAAGGTAATTATGCAATTTGCTCAGTTGTTAAAAAATTTGAGAGCTTCAACAAAATTTCATAAAATATATTGAATGATAATTCAAATTATTGTAAAATAGCATTAGGTTCAATTAATTATTGAAGTGCTATTAAAAAATTTGAAATTATTCTAAATGGATTTTTCATTGCTGTAATATTTCAATTAAAGTGAATAAATTGACTGAATAGGATGTGATGAAGTGATCAAAAATTTTGAGGGGCTTATTAGCGTTGCAAAAAAGCAAACCATGATGAAGCTAGCTG
This genomic stretch from Maledivibacter sp. harbors:
- a CDS encoding tetratricopeptide repeat protein, translated to MFNRVEKYLKDRVNDVIFIHLKENKKLEVKGFTFDDSIPLPMPFNEVVNRVKVEDSVQDISILKIIEGMVYIMGVDSGFKHNNAYKEFLMAFDENIINVILQQGFRLIEAGNKVEALICFKACLYIKEDDLDSMYNYARCLEEVSEQWSDKHIKDFEDEAFEIFEKITNLYPDFSLSYYHLGFHYLNKKLYKKAEITWEKCIEKGIDENKESEIVNKLVEISYKVQYEEGYNLVLNGRPNEALKLLLPLEEVYSDWWNLQFFIGLAYRQLGDFEEALEYFEKSYRIQPNQADILNEIGLCNISLGRINEAIKHFEIALSIKGNDSEILCNLGIAYLQRGELKEAAEYINKSLQINPHDEVTLAWHKKIQSIS